The following are from one region of the Candidatus Binataceae bacterium genome:
- a CDS encoding glutathione S-transferase family protein, whose amino-acid sequence MANIYRIHGIELSPYSVKVRSYFRYKEIAHRWIPRSLDTEGDYQKFVKLPLVPLVVSPKEEGIQDSTPIIEHVEALNPSPSIHPTDPAANFISVLLEEFGDEWGNKWMFHYRWAREADQLSAATRIARSLMPAADDAQFAGGVKMVRERMVNRVSFVGSNAQTAPQIEQSFRDTLPLLEAHLAARPYLFGGRPAFGDFAMWGQLYNAWTDPTPGALINATSPNVLAWIHRMLWPRSEGEFEPWSALSPTLKPVLTSQVAALFLPWTIANEKAIDESKEEFAVELAGKTWTQKPQKYHAKSLGALRTKYSQFQARDKIDPILKDLGCLDFLRG is encoded by the coding sequence TTGGCGAATATATATCGAATCCATGGAATCGAGCTTTCACCATACTCAGTGAAGGTGCGTTCGTACTTCCGCTACAAGGAAATTGCGCATCGATGGATTCCGCGAAGTCTCGATACCGAAGGCGACTACCAGAAATTCGTGAAGCTGCCGCTGGTGCCGCTGGTTGTGAGCCCCAAAGAGGAAGGCATCCAGGATTCCACACCGATCATCGAGCACGTCGAGGCACTCAATCCGTCGCCGTCGATTCATCCCACCGATCCGGCGGCCAACTTCATTTCGGTGCTGCTCGAAGAGTTCGGCGATGAGTGGGGAAACAAGTGGATGTTCCACTATCGATGGGCGCGCGAGGCCGATCAGCTTTCCGCTGCGACGCGGATCGCGCGCTCGCTGATGCCGGCGGCGGACGACGCGCAGTTCGCGGGCGGAGTTAAGATGGTGCGCGAGCGAATGGTTAATCGCGTATCGTTCGTTGGATCGAATGCGCAGACCGCGCCGCAAATCGAGCAGTCATTCCGCGATACACTTCCGCTCCTCGAAGCTCATCTGGCAGCGCGCCCATATTTGTTCGGCGGGCGTCCCGCGTTCGGCGATTTCGCGATGTGGGGACAACTATACAACGCATGGACCGATCCAACTCCGGGTGCATTGATTAATGCGACCTCGCCCAACGTCCTCGCATGGATTCATCGCATGCTGTGGCCACGGTCGGAGGGTGAATTTGAGCCTTGGAGCGCCTTGAGCCCAACCTTAAAGCCGGTATTGACTAGTCAAGTCGCCGCCCTGTTCCTGCCCTGGACGATAGCCAACGAGAAAGCGATCGACGAGAGCAAAGAGGAATTCGCGGTGGAACTCGCGGGCAAGACCTGGACGCAGAAGCCGCAGAAGTATCATGCGAAATCATTGGGCGCGCTGCGTACGAAGTATTCGCAGTTCCAGGCTCGCGACAAGATCGATCCGATTTTGAAGGATCTTGGTTGCCTTGATTTTCTTCGCGGCTAG
- a CDS encoding helix-turn-helix domain-containing protein translates to MRWNDIDTVECSIARALSVVGERWTMMIVRDVFLGIRRFDALQQDLGLTSHRLSHRLGKLVRDGILARVLYEKRPRRYEYRLTPKGIDLFPLIVVLNSWGDRWMAGREGAPIELIHRKCRKVIRPQLDCPDCKEPIVPRDMSLRPGPALKNRGLPGKTFKAVPVPDEFRSR, encoded by the coding sequence ATGCGCTGGAACGATATCGATACCGTGGAGTGCTCGATCGCGCGCGCCCTCTCCGTCGTGGGCGAGCGCTGGACGATGATGATCGTGCGCGATGTCTTCCTCGGCATTCGGCGGTTCGACGCCTTGCAGCAGGACCTGGGCCTGACGTCTCATCGCCTGTCGCATCGGCTCGGCAAGCTGGTGCGTGACGGGATCCTGGCGCGCGTTCTGTACGAGAAACGGCCGCGCCGTTATGAGTATCGCCTGACGCCTAAGGGCATCGACCTCTTTCCCCTGATTGTCGTGCTCAATTCCTGGGGCGATCGGTGGATGGCTGGGCGCGAAGGTGCTCCGATCGAATTGATCCATCGCAAATGCCGCAAGGTCATCAGGCCGCAGCTCGATTGCCCCGATTGCAAAGAACCGATAGTGCCGCGCGATATGAGTTTGCGGCCCGGACCTGCGCTGAAGAATCGCGGGTTGCCCGGCAAGACTTTTAAAGCTGTCCCAGTTCCAGACGAATTCAGAAGCCGCTAA
- a CDS encoding CaiB/BaiF CoA-transferase family protein — translation MLSPYRVLDLTTERGLLCAQILADLGADVIKIEPPGGSPARQLAPFFEDRPDPDRSIYWWSYNRNKRAITLDLETNEGQELLYRLAAKSHFLIESYNPGYLSDRHLGYDKLAANNRGIIYVSITPFGQTGPKASYADSDLVILAAGGPLLLCGDEDRAPIRVSVPQAYLHACGDAAMGALVANHERQRSGLGQHVDVSAQQSVTAATQANNLAFRLGAEEARRMAGGARVGAMRVPLVWRVKDGYITLSFLFGRQLGVFTQRLMNYLYEQGACDAATRDKDWIEFGAMLASGKEPMQEYERIVVLIAGFVATRTKADLFAVALERGLLIAPIATVSDVLASPQLKARQYWQALEHPELARSFPYPGPFAKFSEAPIVYRRRPPLVGEHNHEIYFEELGLSASKIQDLTRRGII, via the coding sequence ATGCTGAGTCCGTATCGAGTGCTCGATCTGACGACGGAGCGGGGGTTGCTTTGCGCGCAGATTCTGGCGGATCTGGGTGCTGACGTTATCAAGATCGAACCGCCGGGAGGGTCGCCAGCGCGCCAACTCGCCCCCTTTTTTGAGGATCGCCCCGATCCCGATCGTTCGATCTACTGGTGGTCGTATAATCGCAACAAACGAGCCATCACACTCGATCTCGAAACAAATGAAGGGCAAGAGTTGCTTTATCGACTCGCCGCCAAATCGCATTTTCTCATTGAATCCTACAATCCCGGTTATCTAAGCGATCGTCATCTGGGTTACGACAAGCTTGCTGCGAACAATCGTGGGATCATTTACGTATCGATCACCCCGTTCGGTCAGACTGGACCGAAAGCATCTTACGCCGATAGTGACCTCGTAATCCTCGCCGCGGGCGGCCCGCTCTTGCTCTGCGGCGATGAAGACCGGGCACCGATCAGGGTCAGTGTTCCGCAAGCTTATCTTCACGCATGTGGCGATGCCGCGATGGGTGCGCTAGTGGCAAATCATGAACGCCAGCGCTCAGGCCTCGGACAGCACGTCGACGTGTCGGCGCAGCAATCGGTAACTGCGGCTACTCAGGCCAATAATCTCGCGTTCCGCTTGGGGGCCGAGGAGGCGAGGCGAATGGCGGGGGGAGCGCGAGTGGGAGCGATGCGTGTGCCGCTCGTGTGGCGAGTGAAGGACGGCTACATCACGCTCAGCTTTCTATTCGGGCGTCAGCTTGGGGTGTTTACTCAAAGACTGATGAACTACCTATACGAGCAGGGAGCTTGCGACGCTGCCACTCGGGATAAGGACTGGATCGAATTCGGCGCGATGCTCGCAAGCGGCAAAGAGCCGATGCAAGAATACGAGAGGATAGTTGTACTGATCGCTGGCTTCGTTGCCACTCGAACGAAGGCCGACCTGTTCGCTGTCGCGCTCGAGCGCGGTCTATTAATCGCGCCTATCGCAACAGTTAGTGATGTGCTCGCCAGTCCTCAACTCAAAGCTCGACAGTACTGGCAAGCGCTCGAACATCCGGAGTTGGCGCGATCGTTCCCGTATCCTGGCCCGTTCGCCAAATTCAGTGAAGCACCTATCGTTTATCGCCGTCGGCCGCCGTTAGTCGGTGAACATAATCACGAAATCTATTTTGAGGAACTCGGACTCTCAGCGAGCAAGATTCAAGACCTGACGCGAAGAGGAATAATCTGA
- a CDS encoding CmcJ/NvfI family oxidoreductase, whose translation MDKVETIEKHVSGAADRIPSAYVPPFQLTKGQSAPIAANGGLSYMSLDRNGDAGTAAATRDALDQLTKGEGQAVIDMIESAPPGPIKTKWGIGFRTQSECLDYIRTNNIKAPDGGIALPMRYSVHEAPSYSIVSSNALWRDPAHAADAKALRQEERDIVRRCLYFPIVLRDARRIGEYYPGLSPNSPQCMDKLGVSLAHCESKCRNFYDAAEVERVFYPEMEKLLLEFFPNATDALVYNHDVFDKDYKGDRTEDQANKNPGVNANYAYLVHNDLNDNSGRVRCRELLTRNLRNFGREQHYTEAQADAKMSRRFVSINLAKPMETVQQNPFVLCAWPSFADQPYITNYRVYDDRVGETTRFTYRPNHEWYWFPQQKPTEVSMLKCYDSVTDGSVSRWSFHAACIDPTAPQDAPCRKNVVVRSFIFF comes from the coding sequence ATGGATAAGGTCGAGACCATTGAGAAACACGTTTCTGGTGCTGCGGATAGAATTCCGTCAGCCTACGTTCCACCGTTCCAGCTCACGAAAGGTCAGTCCGCGCCGATCGCCGCCAACGGCGGTCTGTCCTACATGTCGCTCGATCGAAACGGCGATGCGGGAACTGCCGCTGCGACGCGGGACGCGCTTGACCAGCTTACAAAAGGCGAAGGACAGGCCGTTATCGACATGATCGAGAGCGCGCCTCCGGGCCCAATCAAGACCAAGTGGGGCATAGGGTTTCGCACCCAGTCGGAGTGCCTCGATTATATTCGCACGAACAACATCAAAGCTCCCGACGGCGGGATCGCGCTTCCGATGCGATACTCCGTCCACGAGGCGCCGTCGTACTCGATTGTTTCATCCAACGCGCTCTGGCGCGATCCGGCACACGCTGCCGATGCGAAAGCATTGCGCCAGGAAGAGCGGGATATCGTGCGCCGATGTCTCTATTTTCCAATCGTGTTGCGCGACGCGCGCCGAATCGGCGAGTACTATCCGGGACTCTCGCCCAACAGCCCGCAATGCATGGACAAGCTCGGCGTTTCGCTCGCTCACTGCGAGTCAAAGTGCCGAAACTTTTACGATGCGGCTGAAGTGGAACGGGTATTCTACCCGGAGATGGAGAAGCTCCTCCTGGAGTTTTTCCCTAACGCCACCGATGCGCTGGTCTACAACCACGACGTGTTCGACAAGGATTACAAAGGCGACCGCACCGAGGATCAGGCCAACAAGAATCCGGGCGTCAACGCCAACTACGCCTACCTCGTGCACAACGATTTGAACGACAATAGCGGGCGCGTGCGATGCCGCGAGCTGCTCACCAGGAACCTGCGCAACTTCGGCCGCGAGCAGCACTACACGGAAGCTCAGGCCGACGCGAAGATGTCGCGCCGCTTCGTGTCGATCAATCTCGCGAAGCCGATGGAGACTGTGCAGCAGAATCCCTTCGTGTTATGCGCCTGGCCCTCGTTCGCCGATCAACCGTACATCACCAACTACCGCGTCTATGACGATCGCGTCGGCGAGACCACCCGCTTCACGTATCGCCCCAACCACGAGTGGTACTGGTTCCCGCAGCAGAAGCCGACCGAGGTCTCGATGCTCAAGTGCTACGACTCGGTCACTGACGGTTCCGTATCGCGCTGGTCCTTCCACGCCGCGTGCATCGACCCGACCGCGCCTCAGGACGCTCCGTGCCGTAAGAACGTGGTGGTGCGATCGTTCATCTTCTTTTAG
- a CDS encoding cystathionine gamma-synthase family protein has translation MSTELPKKSTIAVWGGETAHEPYERATQVPVVHSVSYSYRDIDTWLAVALERAPGHIYSRNTNPTVRAFEEKIRDLEGAEAATSFSTGMAAISGTFFALLRPGDRIVSIKDSYGGTNKLFTEFLPAFGIEVRLCDTTDFAQIEMEVARGCKLLYLETPTNPTVKIVDIARLARAAHDADALVVVDNTFATPINQNPLQLGADLVLHSATKYLGGHADALGGAACGSQPLIRTLYHFREINGAALAPMDAYQLLRGMKTLALRIERQNQSALTIARWLQQHPVVEQVNYPGLATHLHHDVARRQMRGFGGMLSFSVRGGLDAIKLVLPRLRYAHRAANLGCVETVVGPPLVTSHVECTAEERAAAGIPEGLVRYSTGIEDVSDLITDLEHALAAIA, from the coding sequence ATGTCCACGGAGTTGCCGAAGAAATCCACCATCGCGGTTTGGGGCGGCGAGACCGCTCACGAACCGTACGAGCGCGCCACGCAAGTCCCGGTCGTGCACAGCGTGTCTTATAGTTACCGCGACATCGATACGTGGTTAGCGGTGGCACTGGAGCGCGCGCCCGGTCATATCTATTCGCGCAACACCAACCCGACGGTTCGCGCCTTCGAGGAAAAGATCCGCGATCTCGAAGGCGCCGAGGCGGCCACGAGTTTCTCTACCGGTATGGCCGCGATCAGCGGAACCTTCTTCGCGCTGCTGCGGCCGGGCGACAGGATCGTCTCGATTAAAGACAGCTATGGCGGCACTAACAAATTGTTTACGGAATTTCTGCCGGCGTTCGGCATCGAGGTCCGCCTCTGCGATACGACAGATTTCGCGCAGATCGAAATGGAGGTGGCGCGAGGCTGCAAATTGCTTTATCTCGAGACTCCGACCAACCCGACCGTCAAGATTGTGGACATCGCGCGCCTTGCGCGAGCCGCTCACGATGCAGACGCACTGGTCGTTGTTGACAACACCTTCGCCACGCCGATCAATCAAAATCCGCTCCAGCTCGGCGCCGACCTGGTCTTGCACAGCGCTACCAAATATCTGGGCGGACACGCAGACGCGCTGGGAGGTGCGGCTTGCGGCAGCCAGCCGTTGATCAGAACGCTCTATCATTTCCGCGAAATAAACGGCGCGGCGCTGGCGCCGATGGACGCGTATCAATTGTTGCGCGGGATGAAAACGCTCGCGCTCCGGATCGAGCGACAGAACCAGAGCGCGCTAACTATCGCGCGCTGGCTGCAACAGCATCCGGTCGTTGAGCAGGTGAACTATCCAGGCCTCGCAACGCATCTGCATCACGATGTCGCGCGGCGTCAGATGCGCGGTTTCGGCGGCATGCTCAGCTTCAGCGTGCGCGGCGGACTGGACGCGATCAAACTCGTGCTGCCGCGGCTGCGCTATGCGCATCGCGCGGCGAACCTCGGATGCGTCGAGACGGTAGTCGGACCGCCGCTGGTGACGAGCCATGTCGAATGCACCGCCGAGGAACGCGCGGCCGCCGGAATCCCGGAGGGCCTCGTTCGCTATTCGACGGGCATCGAGGACGTGTCGGACCTCATCACAGATCTCGAGCACGCCCTCGCAGCGATCGCGTGA
- a CDS encoding G8 domain-containing protein, which produces MSTIDRMIQLVRQALFAPITLLGLLSTIILFSGNANAGPLVSHTLAFPTITSLSKALTVPLPNFGLVPLATPPTLGLLACAPPVGTSITKCDDGNGNIKIGEGATRGCEGEVVVDRKTNNYKQITINKGGTLIVPDTQTQLGQVSLTTTGIDVFGTLEIGSSVCPIGTLASSVTAGPRVVVTFTGDRPPSTQCGDLSKGATGNGTCPGYQKGIQVESGGIIRMFGRKGVPGALPNAGVNWTYLAEPAGDPTKFAGSTGVLEPPTSAANVIYTASRTDADEGGAGIAAWKPGDWIAVATTSFSPWETEFVQIQSIGKDPTAGSTGSKITLSQPLAFYHFGGANPGVPSTGNYDAGSSTTQRQNLNFGVDERAEVALISRSILLTSDADSTAGSKHWGGELKFLQGLTEVSMQGVELQKFGKEQLGSYPIHFHLDGDLGAKKILVDSNSVDHSYNKCITVHSTQNVKYTNNVCARITGHIFYEEVGNENNITFDGNVGIGAMSNSFDVNTTAEMSRADLIKKYYWVGDNMFTPPNGTPSNTVFDQINIFDADSQFVSTQGLTSAAISTRGQCAAGFDAQGKVILAGVPDNQIAPTCYPGNTSKPFYFEPPSGFWLLNPSAKLMNNSIAGCQDTGAAYWYESPQDANVNGVQYIPIGPKYVVENPAKYGLFQNNRGHSCYRGLNDEQFELGTGNSITGYENAQYQNPPNNTTNHPVVDEFDGLTLSRIRYRGIWLRPTFYLVDEGRLATNRRGISFVTSGGADGNYPGVWSLMSRSTMVGISTNNVDRFGPCGSKILVAGAQVRGGTFGCIDQTVPQSGPATGGEFTEKGYPVPDENMFGFMSYDGPPLIVKDRFVNYLVDPSQTLWTKADQAVVASWSFINNYTHYEGDAGIGWLDSNQSAYPVAASTKNLNFTNVNFRHQVYTDLVNIAAFNDGDKNTSILDLDGTLSGYEVMDPNGKPAFPVSLNNLPFNFSSNSVDECRAEGQQNVDLEGRPTAAMVPSGIGQLEFESPLFPVNSKNDGTPNKFPNSVPPLNGDLSQLLTFYKTDIDFNQHGAMSLHSRNGLGVWEPKVASGYGYAVRADPYDFPGSGPTGAGIGSLVDVSLVDTVKPTISSTNPFYFQLGICYTDTAGNHPADKFQISTGYRSWGGGSVQSNDIALRSYYNQLNQLIDAKQWCTNLDTQGFNNLGPLGPLPSNADFTGCPSPGIALKGNSACPEGTTQITDRQGQVSCVFPIDTPPLTEAKSLTEMNTVDMTTKLPDLNKYFYDTSTGMLYLWVYQSDPNAVGPSPLGICKGNPQDPEFCPQKTDAGALSTGESYYNCPKEGCTTYRIVLNDSNYIPGVSNCKVFGGDGTANSWLNGTGGNPWQPPTSQPALVYADNIAKKVTRMPNPGQFPHYSDASAPVCAVNQ; this is translated from the coding sequence ATGAGTACAATCGATAGGATGATTCAACTGGTGCGGCAGGCCTTGTTTGCGCCGATAACGTTATTGGGTCTGCTCTCCACGATCATCCTGTTTTCAGGCAACGCGAACGCCGGCCCGCTCGTCAGTCATACGCTCGCATTCCCCACGATCACCAGTCTTTCCAAAGCGTTAACCGTTCCGTTGCCGAATTTCGGATTGGTTCCGCTTGCGACACCGCCGACGCTTGGTTTGCTTGCATGCGCACCGCCGGTCGGCACATCGATCACGAAATGTGACGATGGAAACGGCAATATCAAGATCGGCGAGGGGGCGACTCGCGGCTGCGAGGGAGAGGTAGTAGTCGACCGAAAAACCAACAATTACAAGCAAATCACCATAAACAAGGGCGGCACTCTGATCGTACCTGATACCCAGACTCAGCTCGGCCAGGTCAGTCTCACTACCACCGGGATTGACGTATTCGGGACGCTCGAGATTGGTTCTTCGGTTTGCCCGATCGGCACGCTGGCCTCAAGCGTAACCGCTGGTCCGCGAGTGGTTGTGACCTTCACCGGAGACCGGCCGCCGTCAACGCAGTGCGGCGATCTCTCCAAAGGGGCAACCGGAAACGGGACCTGTCCCGGTTACCAAAAGGGAATCCAGGTTGAAAGCGGCGGCATTATCCGGATGTTTGGACGCAAGGGGGTGCCGGGCGCGCTTCCGAACGCGGGCGTCAATTGGACTTATCTGGCCGAGCCTGCAGGAGATCCGACCAAGTTTGCGGGCTCGACTGGAGTTCTCGAACCTCCAACCTCTGCCGCCAATGTAATTTATACGGCCTCGCGAACGGACGCCGACGAAGGCGGTGCGGGGATTGCCGCATGGAAGCCGGGCGATTGGATAGCAGTTGCCACTACCAGCTTTAGCCCGTGGGAGACCGAGTTCGTTCAGATTCAAAGCATCGGCAAGGATCCCACCGCTGGCAGCACCGGGTCGAAAATAACGCTTTCGCAACCGCTCGCCTTTTATCACTTTGGCGGAGCTAACCCCGGCGTGCCGTCCACCGGCAACTACGACGCAGGTTCAAGCACTACGCAACGGCAAAACCTGAACTTCGGAGTCGACGAGCGCGCTGAAGTAGCGCTGATCAGCCGCAGTATCCTGCTAACCTCGGACGCTGACTCGACTGCCGGCAGCAAGCATTGGGGCGGCGAGTTGAAGTTTCTCCAGGGGTTGACCGAAGTATCGATGCAAGGTGTCGAGCTGCAAAAGTTCGGCAAGGAGCAACTCGGCAGCTATCCAATCCACTTCCACCTCGATGGCGATCTGGGCGCGAAGAAAATCCTGGTCGATTCCAACAGCGTCGATCATAGCTACAACAAGTGCATCACGGTTCATTCGACGCAGAATGTTAAATATACCAACAACGTCTGCGCACGTATCACGGGACATATTTTTTACGAAGAGGTTGGCAACGAAAACAATATCACCTTCGACGGCAACGTTGGCATCGGCGCAATGAGCAACTCGTTCGATGTGAACACGACTGCCGAGATGAGCCGGGCGGATTTGATCAAGAAATATTATTGGGTGGGTGATAACATGTTCACGCCGCCCAACGGTACGCCTTCGAACACGGTTTTTGATCAGATCAATATCTTCGATGCGGACTCTCAGTTCGTTTCGACCCAGGGTCTCACGTCAGCAGCCATTTCGACACGCGGCCAGTGCGCGGCCGGTTTCGATGCGCAAGGAAAAGTTATACTCGCAGGGGTGCCCGACAATCAGATAGCGCCCACCTGCTATCCGGGCAACACTTCAAAGCCATTCTATTTTGAGCCGCCCAGCGGATTCTGGCTGCTGAATCCCAGCGCGAAGCTCATGAACAATTCAATTGCAGGGTGCCAGGACACCGGCGCAGCTTACTGGTACGAGTCGCCGCAGGACGCGAATGTGAACGGCGTGCAATACATTCCGATCGGTCCGAAATATGTAGTGGAGAATCCGGCAAAATACGGCCTTTTTCAGAACAACCGTGGCCATAGTTGCTATCGCGGATTAAACGACGAGCAGTTCGAGCTCGGCACCGGGAATTCGATAACCGGTTATGAGAACGCTCAATATCAGAACCCGCCTAATAACACTACCAATCATCCGGTAGTGGATGAATTTGATGGTCTCACCCTTAGCCGAATCCGTTATCGCGGGATCTGGCTACGGCCGACCTTCTATCTTGTCGATGAGGGGCGCCTGGCCACGAATCGCCGCGGCATTTCCTTCGTGACCTCGGGTGGCGCCGACGGCAACTATCCCGGCGTCTGGTCATTAATGAGTCGGTCAACCATGGTCGGGATCAGCACCAACAACGTCGACCGATTTGGGCCTTGCGGTTCGAAGATATTGGTCGCTGGCGCGCAGGTTCGTGGCGGAACATTCGGCTGCATTGACCAGACCGTTCCTCAATCCGGTCCGGCTACAGGCGGCGAATTCACCGAAAAGGGCTACCCGGTTCCGGACGAGAATATGTTCGGCTTTATGAGCTATGACGGTCCGCCATTGATAGTGAAGGACCGGTTCGTAAACTATTTGGTGGATCCTTCCCAGACTTTGTGGACCAAAGCCGACCAGGCCGTTGTTGCATCATGGAGTTTCATCAACAACTACACGCACTACGAAGGCGACGCCGGGATCGGGTGGCTCGACAGCAATCAGAGCGCTTACCCGGTGGCGGCTAGTACCAAGAACCTCAACTTCACGAATGTAAATTTTCGCCACCAGGTCTATACCGATTTGGTTAATATCGCCGCCTTCAACGACGGCGACAAAAACACCTCGATCCTCGATCTCGATGGAACGCTGAGCGGATACGAGGTGATGGACCCAAATGGAAAACCTGCGTTCCCGGTTTCGCTCAACAATCTACCATTTAATTTTTCCTCCAATTCGGTGGATGAGTGCCGGGCCGAAGGCCAGCAGAATGTGGACCTGGAGGGCCGTCCGACCGCTGCGATGGTGCCGAGCGGAATCGGTCAGTTGGAATTCGAGTCTCCGCTCTTTCCAGTAAACTCCAAAAACGACGGGACACCCAACAAGTTTCCTAACTCGGTCCCGCCTTTAAACGGCGACTTGTCACAGTTGTTAACCTTCTACAAGACTGACATTGACTTCAACCAGCATGGAGCGATGTCGCTCCACAGCCGCAATGGACTTGGCGTATGGGAACCGAAGGTCGCGAGCGGCTATGGCTATGCGGTGCGAGCGGATCCCTACGATTTCCCGGGTTCGGGACCTACGGGAGCGGGAATAGGCAGTCTCGTGGATGTCAGCCTGGTCGATACCGTCAAGCCCACTATCAGCTCCACCAATCCATTCTACTTCCAACTAGGTATCTGTTACACCGACACGGCGGGAAACCACCCGGCCGACAAATTCCAGATCTCGACTGGCTATCGATCGTGGGGTGGCGGCAGCGTTCAGTCTAACGACATTGCTCTGCGTAGTTACTACAACCAGTTGAACCAGCTTATTGATGCTAAACAATGGTGCACCAACCTCGATACACAAGGCTTTAATAACCTTGGACCGCTGGGACCGCTCCCGAGCAACGCCGACTTTACCGGCTGTCCCTCTCCGGGGATCGCTCTGAAAGGGAATAGCGCCTGCCCCGAAGGCACTACTCAAATCACGGATCGGCAAGGGCAGGTGTCCTGCGTGTTCCCGATTGATACTCCGCCGTTGACTGAGGCGAAAAGTCTGACGGAGATGAACACGGTCGATATGACAACCAAGCTCCCTGATTTGAACAAATATTTTTACGATACCAGCACTGGCATGCTCTATTTATGGGTGTACCAATCCGATCCGAACGCCGTGGGTCCGTCGCCGCTTGGTATTTGCAAAGGAAACCCGCAGGATCCGGAGTTCTGTCCTCAAAAAACGGACGCCGGTGCCTTGAGCACCGGTGAGTCCTACTACAACTGCCCCAAGGAAGGATGCACCACTTATCGGATCGTCCTGAATGATTCGAATTATATACCCGGCGTATCGAACTGCAAGGTATTTGGCGGAGACGGTACTGCCAATAGCTGGCTCAATGGTACGGGCGGAAATCCCTGGCAGCCGCCTACCTCGCAGCCGGCATTGGTCTATGCCGATAACATCGCGAAAAAGGTTACTCGCATGCCCAATCCAGGACAGTTTCCGCACTACTCGGATGCGAGCGCGCCGGTGTGCGCGGTTAACCAGTGA
- a CDS encoding TauD/TfdA family dioxygenase, with the protein MSDFTRISVNPIAGALGAEVGGAHLGQIDDRTFDEIRAALLEHQVLFFRDQELTRDQHKAFGRRFGTLQVHPYLQPLKNEGHPEFVVLESDEAHPYLAEAWHSDVTFVPEPPLGSVLRCVVAPEFGGDTMWASMYAAYEALSSTMQRLLSDLVAIHDTARSFARPDYKTEHIGGEQARQVISAEHPVVRTHPESGRKGLFVNTTFTASIKGMKPRESAALLGFLYRHMESPDFSCRFRWRVNSVAMWDNRCTQHRVVADNRGAKRRMERVTINGDRPF; encoded by the coding sequence ATGAGTGACTTCACGCGGATTTCAGTAAACCCCATCGCCGGGGCTTTGGGCGCCGAGGTTGGCGGCGCTCATCTCGGGCAGATCGACGATCGGACGTTCGATGAAATTCGTGCCGCGCTGCTCGAACACCAGGTATTGTTTTTCCGCGACCAGGAGCTAACCCGCGATCAGCACAAGGCGTTCGGGCGCCGCTTCGGCACGCTCCAGGTTCATCCTTACCTGCAACCGCTCAAAAACGAGGGGCACCCGGAATTCGTCGTTCTCGAAAGCGACGAGGCTCATCCGTATCTCGCGGAGGCATGGCATAGCGATGTGACCTTCGTGCCAGAGCCGCCGCTCGGTTCGGTGCTGCGATGCGTCGTGGCACCGGAATTCGGCGGTGACACGATGTGGGCGAGCATGTATGCCGCCTACGAGGCGCTCTCGTCCACGATGCAGCGCTTGCTGAGCGACCTTGTCGCGATTCACGACACCGCGCGCTCCTTCGCGCGCCCTGATTACAAGACCGAGCACATCGGCGGCGAACAAGCCCGTCAAGTAATCTCGGCAGAGCATCCCGTCGTGCGCACTCATCCGGAGAGCGGACGCAAGGGACTGTTTGTCAACACCACGTTTACGGCGTCGATCAAAGGGATGAAACCGCGCGAGAGTGCCGCGCTGCTTGGATTCCTGTATCGGCATATGGAGTCCCCCGATTTCAGCTGCCGCTTTCGCTGGCGGGTCAACTCGGTCGCGATGTGGGACAACCGCTGCACCCAGCATCGCGTCGTCGCCGATAACCGGGGCGCAAAACGCCGGATGGAACGCGTCACGATTAATGGCGATCGGCCGTTCTAG